Proteins encoded together in one Benincasa hispida cultivar B227 chromosome 1, ASM972705v1, whole genome shotgun sequence window:
- the LOC120082590 gene encoding uncharacterized protein LOC120082590, with product MEHRDQRQESHGVHVCNKCGWLFPNPHPSAKHRRAHKRVCGTIEGSKLVESEANTLLTVVSDDDVDHKISSPKVLGGSCRDEGVDSMKTKSKESEDEVFSDAVAEFSEGVGPNKSMVDALDSVSAEKMVVEGETSSSKILKDKEVLVDNSVIAETTINQSGCELENRIKQELVNLETESGTLLSSSSAENRKNGSLAVAETDIDQLGDEQETKINQELVDLETSSSSTENQKVENSVGAETEQETKINLEYGNLETNFRNGNSVIPSIDHMNAATTTTGDLYLNEPETIMPALQQELNIDGVENVSHCFLPSTDRRCDDEDFDLCKNTEFTAPSGKIDNYKSKPLPKMEKTIEIPTEPFAHNEPLQSVADNDVSIHSEMPQSVILSEVERKPQSVVVSDVEPIDLTRMISDARKELESCSSNNLLDTDIIKGENDNVHLPSVSSDLNIIDRPEALIENSKDHKEVKLTNSDVQDPRERVGGLEDNFKEPILKENSFTLRAEPFYQTSEVASFDTKTVESRQKQESGVNNVSVDVKADCSSNCGQEAEEIPIQEVNAAQTKGVLSENEKHGGKSQILSDAANSGMDSIPSASLSSGVESVATPNSSLNLSENVTEVLLSEAGRGQVLLPDDVNRDTVQIHLPVDTHERKDNINEKDKSDNLNTAVVEDKKDLSEEKFSIGIGSTPEPTTNSKENECIAVSEERANESPRKIYLTESTDSRKIDITLTSHTQESVKKDDSSSSVHMVSEVNSDDQSCHIGDFNSVRNSSNIHANNDANLVYVSNETVTGRSDAFQDGSVSQLAGDGVRVASETWKDDGVKTDVKPQLTSSLLDASVDAISQTDSLEGNWGSVSVLSTQSDLPAILDSEVTLQARTGAEETNLKKVDAATERQHSNRSDLFEPPSFMTLVEPNGGGIQNSATTEIQTARNREQPNSASLQAAWFPSNAHVANNSPGRKKNEAIIAKVTNWSAGKPHTALKNLLDDAALENKQKSPTQINNLASMIQKDEKPMKNDSIGKQVDSITRPKSPTSHLGNREIANEWNSPARYPSDIRRERRKGRPYWAQFVCCSSVH from the exons ATGGAGCATCGAGATCAGA GGCAAGAGAGCCATGGAGTTCATGTTTGCAACAAATGTGGTTGGCTCTTTCCAAATCCTCATCCGAGTGCTAAACACAGGCGTGCACACAAGAGGGTTTGTGGAACAATTGAAGGTTCCAAGTTGGTTGAGTCTGAGGCTAATACTCTCTTGACTGTCGTTTCAGATGATGATGTTGATCACAAAATCTCCA GTCCAAAAGTCTTGGGAGGGAGTTGCAGAGACGAGGGTGTTGATAGCATGAAAACAAAATCAAAGGAATCTGAAGATGAAGTGTTTTCAGATGCTGTTGCAGAGTTTTCAGAGGGTGTAGGACCAAACAAATCCATGGTAGATGCTTTGGATTCAGTAAGTGCGGAAAAGATGGTGGTGGAGGGTGAAACGAGTAGctccaaaattttgaaagacAAAGAAGTTCTTG TGGATAATTCAGTTATTGCAGAAACTACTATCAATCAGTCAGGATGTGAGCTGGAAAACAGAATTAAGCAAGAACTTGTGAATCTTGAGACTGAATCTGGAACTCTGTTATCAAGTTCTTCAGCTGAAAATCGAAAAAATGGAAGTTTAGCTGTTGCAGAAACTGATATCGACCAGTTGGGAGATGAGCaggaaaccaaaattaatcaagaACTTGTGGATCTTGAGACATCAAGCTCTTCAACTGAAAACCAGAAAGTGGAAAATTCAGTTGGTGCAGAAACAGAGCaggaaaccaaaattaatctaGAATATGGGAATCTTGAGACCAACTTTAGAAATGGGAACTCAGTGATTCCATCCATTGATCATATGAATGCTGCTACTACTACTACAGGTGACTTGTACCTGAATGAACCCGAAACTATAATGCCTGCTCTGCAACAAGAGCTGAACATTGATGGTGTTGAAAATGTGTCTCATTGTTTCTTGCCATCTACTGATAGAAGATGTGATGATGAGGACTTTGACTTGTGTAAGAACACAGAATTCACAGCACCATCtggaaaaattgataattataaATCTAAGCCATTACCGAAGATGGAAAAAACCATCGAGATACCTACAGAGCCTTTTGCACATAATGAACCTCTTCAATCAGTGGCTGACAATGACGTGTCCATCCATTCTGAAATGCCCCAAAGTGTTATTCTTTCAGAAGTAGAACGTAAACCCCAAAGTGTGGTTGTTTCAGACGTTGAACCCATTGACTTGACTCGAATGATATCCGATGCTCGAAAAGAACTAGAGTCTTGCAGTTCTAACAACTTACTAGATACTGATATAATAAAAGGAGAGAATGACAATGTGCATCTGCCTTCTGTGTCAAGCGACTTAAATATCATAGACCGCCCTGAGGCTCtgattgaaaattcaaaggacCATAAGGAAGTTAAATTAACCAATAGTGATGTACAGGACCCTCGTGAAAGAGTCGGTGGTTTGGAAGACAATTTTAAGGAACCCATTCTCAAAGAGAATTCTTTCACTTTGCGAGCAGAGCCATTTTATCAAACCTCTGAAGTAGCTTCTTTCGACACAAAAACTGTGGAAAGTAGGCAAAAACAAGAAAGTGGAGTCAATAATGTGTCAGTTGATGTGAAAGCTGATTGTTCTAGTAATTGCGGCCAGGAAGCAGAAGAAATTCCCATTCAAGAAGTAAATGCAGCTCAGACTAAAGGTGTACTCAGTGAAAATGAAAAGCACGGCGGTAAGAGTCAAATCTTAAGTGATGCTGCAAATTCCGGGATGGATAGTATTCCCTCAGCCTCCCTTTCTTCAGGAGTTGAATCAGTGGCAACCCCCAATAGTTCTCTTAATCTTTCTGAAAATGTAACAGAAGTCTTGCTCAGTGAAGCTGGGAGAGGACAGGTTCTTCTACCTGATGATGTGAACAGGGACACAGTACAAATTCATCTTCCAGTTGATACTCATGAAAGAAAAGATAATATTAATGAAAAGGATAAATCTGACAATTTGAATACAGCTGTAGTTGAAGACAAAAAAGACCTTTCAGAGGAAAAGTTTTCAATTGGGATCGGTTCCACACCTGAACCTACCACTAACAGCAAGGAGAATGAATGCATTGCGGTTTCAGAAGAGAGAGCAAATGAATCTCCGAGGAAAATATATCTGACTGAAAGCACAGACTCAAGAAAAATTGACATTACTTTAACTTCACATACTCAGGAAAGTGTAAAAAAAGATGATAGTAGTAGTTCTGTACATATGGTTAGTGAAGTAAATTCTGATGATCAGTCATGTCATATTGGAGATTTTAACTCAGTTCGGAACTCTTCCAACATTCATGCCAACAACGACGCAAATTTGGTTTATGTCAGTAATGAAACTGTCACTGGAAGATCAGATGCTTTTCAGGATGGCAGTGTGAGCCAGCTTGCTGGAGATGGAGTTAGAGTTGCTTCTGAAACTTGGAAAGATGATGGTGTGAAAACCGACGTAAAACCACAGCTTACGTCATCCCTTCTTGATGCTTCAGTCGATGCGATTAGTCAAACTGACAGTCTTGAAGGCAACTGGGGTTCTGTCTCAG TGCTCTCAACTCAGTCCGATTTGCCAGCCATTCTCGACAGTGAAGTAACACTACAAGCGCGAACCGGAGCAGAGGAAACCAATTTGAAAAAGGTGGATGCTGCAACTGAGCGACAACATTCCAACAGATCTGATCTGTTTGAGCCACCATCGTTTATGACATTGGTTGAACCAAATGGTGGAGGAATCCAAAATTCAGCCACTACTGAAATCCAGACTGCACGAAACCGAGAGCAGCCAAATTCTGCATCTCTACAAGCTGCCTGGTTTCCGTCTAATGCTCATGTTGCAAACAACTCACCaggaagaaagaagaacgaGGCAATTATCGCCAAGGTGACGAACTGGAGTGCAGGAAAGCCACACACTGCTCTCAAGAACCTTTTGGATGATGCTGCACTTGAAAACAAGCAGAAATCGCCAACCCAAATAAATAATCTGGCTTCTATGATTCAGAAAGATGAAAAACCGATGAAAAATGACTCCATTGGGAAACAAGTCGACTCCATTACACGGCCGAAATCGCCTACCTCACACTTGGGAAACAGGGAGATTGCAAATGAGTGGAACTCTCCTGCAAGATACCCGTCAGACATCAGAAGAGAAAGGAGAAAAGGGAGGCCATATTGGGCTCAATTTGTATGCTGTTCTTCAGTGCATTAG